The region GCATATGCAATGACAATTCATAAAGCACAGGGGAGTGAAGCTGATCAAGTTTTTCTTCTTTGGCCGACAACCTCAAAAGTTTCAGCAGAGAAGACATTCAATAAATTTTACTCTGATGATTATGAAAAAAGAATGCTTTATACAGCAATAACTCGTGCAAAAAAACAATTACTGGTAATTACCAATAAAGAAGAAGACTTTTAAAGATGTGGTCAACTTATTCCTAAAAGGATTTTTGAAATGATAAAATAAACCTTATATCCCTTTAACAAGGCGAGTCAGCAAAGCACGGTTATACACCGATCGGAAGTTGTCTGCCTAATTTGAAGGACAAAAAGGCAACCATTATTAGATGACAAATAAAAATCTACATGAGGATTCCTCATGTCCAGTAGAACAAGATGTTCTCGAGGAATCTACTGAGGAAATATTGGATGAAGGTGAACAAAATTCAGAAAATGGATTTTCTGAATTTAACTTTAGTGAAGAACTAATTCAAACAATTTCTGATAAAGGCTACTCATCACCCACTCCTATTCAAAAAGCTGCAATTCCTGAATTACTTCTAGGTAGAGATTTAGTTGGGCAAGCTCAAACAGGTACAGGTAAAACAGCTGCATTTGCATTGCCAATCCTTGAAAGACTAAAAAAGGATGTTCGACATCCACAAGTTTTAGTTCTAGCTCCAACTCGCGAGTTGGCTATGCAAGTGGCTGAATCATTTCGCACATATTCCGCAGGGCATCCGCACTTTAAAGTACTTGCAATATATGGAGGCTCTGATTTCCGAAATCAAATCAACACACTTAGGAGGGGAGTTGATGTGGTCGTGGGGACTCCTGGACGAGTTATGGATCATATGCGCCAAAAGACTCTAAATACTAGTCATTTAAGTTGTTTAGTTCTAGATGAAGCTGATGAAATGTTAAGAATGGGGTTCATAGATGATGTTGAGTGGATTTTAGAACAATTACCAGAGGAGAGACAACTGGTTTTGTTCTCAGCGACAATGCCATCAGAGATAAGAAGATTATCAAAAAAATATTTAAATAGTCCTGCAGAAATAACTATAAAAGCAACTGAATTGAAGGAAAGACTGATCAGGCAAAGGTATATAAGCGTTCAAAATGTTTATAAAATCAATGCACTTCAAAGAGTACTTGAAGCTGTATCAGAAGAAGGAGTAATAATATTCGCTAGAACAAAAGCTATTACAATTGTAGTAGCTGAAAAATTAGAATCATTTGGATATAATGTAGCTGTTTTAAATGGAGATATTCCTCAAAATCAAAGGGAACGAACTGTTGAAAGGTTAAGACAGGGTTCTATCAATATTTTAGTAGCTACAGATGTCGCAGCAAGAGGCCTTGATGTGGATCGAATTGGGTTAGTAATAAATTATGATATGCCATTTGATCGCGAAGCGTATGTTCATAGAATTGGTAGAACTGGACGTGCAGGAAGAAATGGTGAAGCTATTCTTTTTGTTAATCCAAGAGAAAGATCTTTTTTAAGTAATCTTGAAAGAGCTGTAGGTCAACCAATTGAGAAAATGGATATTCCAGACAATGAACTTATCAACAGCAACCGAGTTAATAAGCTTAAAGCAAAATTAATAAAGGCCGCTTCAACGGAAAGAGATAACCCAGAAGAGTCTAATATTTTAGAAGAATTAATAAAAAATGTTGAAAAAGAATTAGAAATAGATCCAAAAGACTTAACACTTGCCGCATTAAATTTAGCAGTTGGTTTTAATGCACTCCTTGAGAATGGGAATGAAGATTGGATCAGGCAATCAGCTCAAAAGAATACAAGAAATGATCGACGAGACAATAAATTCAAACAACGAAGGAGAGGTGATTTTGATAACAACAGACTTGAAGATGAGATGGACAGATTCAGGGTTGAAGTTGGGCACCGAGATAGAGTTAAGCCTGGTAATCTAGTCGGAGCAATTGCCAACGAAGCAGGACTAAAAGGAAGATCTATAGGGAGAATAAGAATATTTGAAAACTACAGCCTAGTAGATTTGCCAAAACAAATGCCTGATAATGTTTTTCAAGCTTTAAAGAAAGTCAAAGTAATGAATAGAGAATTACAGATAAACCGAGCTGACTGAAAAACAAAACAAATAAAATGCTTCGTAAATTATTATTCAGCAGCATGATCACATATCTTCTTATAGATATAGGTATCAATTTGGAGGCTCAGGAAGAAAAAATTAGTACTAAAAATAGTCTTATTAATAAATTCTGTATTGCGACACTAAAATCAAAACTTGAAAGCAAGAATAAACAGAATTCAAATGAAATCAGTGATTTTACATGTGAATGTTTTTTTAAAAAATATAATTCTGGAAATTCCTTAAAAAGCTCTCGTGCTTACTGTAGAGATAAAGCCTCTGAGAAATATAATCTCTAAAAGAAAAACCATCTAAATCAAATGAATAGATCGAGTACAAAAATAAATAGAACACCGATAGCAAGACTTTTAAGTAATCTTAAAAGTCAAAAGCGTCTAATTTATTCAGCTATTACTTGCTCTATATTAAATAAATTTTTTGATCTAGCACCACCTGTATTAATTGGTATATCTGTTGATGTAGTAGTAAGAAAAGAAAGTTCATGGCTAGGTTCAATAGGCTTCAATACTGTCCCAGATCAGTTAATTGTACTTGCAGTAATTTCATTTTTGATTTGGACAGCTGAGTCATTCTTTGAATATTTGTATGGATTATTGTGGAGAAATTTAGCTCAGAAGACACAACACTATTTAAGAATCAAAGCATATGAGCATTTACAAAAATTAGAGATGACATTCTTCGAATCAGATAATACAGGAAGGCTTATGACTGTACTTAATGATGATATTAATCAATTAGAAAGATTCTTGGATGAAGGAGCTAATAAAATCATTCAATTAATCATTACTGTTTTTATTGTTGGTGGGGCAATGATTTTATTAGCTCCAGAAATTGCATTGCTAGCATTCATACCTATTCCATTTATCCTTTGGGGTTCGATTAATTTTCAGAAGAACCTAGCTCCTCGTTACCGTGAAGTCAGAGATAGAGCTGGAGATCTTGCCTCAAGACTAAATAATAACCTAAGTGGAATGCTTACTATTAAAAGTTTCGCTACTGAGGATTGGGAACTAGAAAGATTAAGACTAGATAGCAATCTATATCAAGAAAGCAATAGAAAGGCAATTAAGTTATCAGCTGCATTTATACCATTAATTAGATTCGCAATACTATTTGCATTCCTTGCAATATTAATTGCTGGAGGCTTCCAAACTTGGAAAGGATTGATGCCAGTCGGAACTTATAGTTTTTTAGTATTTATTACACAAAGATTATTATGGCCCTTAACAACATTAGGTCATATTTTGGATGATTATCAAAGATCAATGGCTTCAACAAATAGAGTTTTAGATTTAATAGATACTCCAATAAAAATTAAAACTGGAAAAATCAAATTAGATACTAATAATGTCCAAGGTAAAATCAAATTTAAGAATGTTGATTTCACCTATCAAGGTCGGGCTCAAGTTATTAAAAACTTTAATTTAGATATTTTCCCAGGAACGAAAATAGGCATTGTAGGTGCTACCGGTTCTGGTAAAAGTACACTTGTAAAACTATTATTAAGGCTGTATAAAATAAGTAAAGGTTCAATAGAAATTGATGGAAACTCAATTGAATCATTAGATTTAAAAAGTCTACGACGATCTATTGCATTAGTAAGCCAGGAAACATATTTATTTCAAGGTACAATTGAAGAAAATATTTCTTATGGATCACAAAATATTGATAAGTCAAAAATAATAAATGCTGCAGATACTGCTGAAGCAACTGAATTTATTAATAAACTGCCAGAAGGTTTAAAAACAATAGTTGGAGAAAGAGGACAAAAGTTATCTGGTGGACAAAGGCAAAGAATTGCTATCGCAAGGGCAATCTTAAAAAACGCCCCAATATTAATATTAGATGAGGCAACAGCATCTGTAGATAATGAAACTGAAGCCGCGATTCAAAGGTCTCTAAAGAAGATAACAAATAGCTGCACCACAATTGTTATTGCACATCGATTAAGCACAGTAATAGATGCTGACGAAATTATAGTTTTAGATAAAGGAAAGGTCATCGAGAAAGGAACACATAGTTCTCTTCTAAAAAATAAAGATTTCTATTACTACCTATGGAAAATTCAAGCTGGTGAAAATAATACTTAAAGTTAGACAAAAAAAGTAAAAGAACTAACTACTTTTTTAAAAGTATCTTGCATTTTTGACCAGCGTTGTTCACTGGTGCTGGCGGCAAGTGTATATAAATAACCTCTGTCTACGACAACAGTAGCGATTTCGTGCCTACTTTTTTCTTTTAAATCAATAGAATATTCAAGATCATAAAATTTGCGTTCATCTATTTCTCTCTCAGAAGCATCAATTAATTGAATAGGATTATTAATATTTTTTTCGCCAAAGAGTCTTTCCCCTACGGCATCCGGTCCACCCAAGTCATCTAAATCAACTTCATTCTCCAATTTAGAAATAACAAGGCTGAGAGTTTCATCTGAATTAATCAAGTCATGATAAACAACCTCTGGGCCATTATCGACAGCCACTCTCGTCCACCCTGTTGGAAAAAGGAAACCATATCGTCCATCTTGACTTTTAAAAGGTTCCAGCCCTGCGGCTCCCCCTGTAGAGCATGCTCCGAGTGTCAAGACTAGAGCAATAGCCAAAAGAGATTTAAAAGATGTTCGTAGAAATTTGATCATTTTGAAAGACTCAATCACCACCATTTTGATACATTTATAATTTAACTGATGGTAATCTTCATTAAATTAGTGCAACACAGATAAAACTCTGACTAAATTCAAGTTAATTGCTTCTTAACTCTGAGCGGCTTCACAAAACCATTATCTAAATTAATTGATCAATTTGAGCAATTGCCTGGGATAGGACCCAGAACTGCTCAAAGATTAGCCTTGCATCTTTTGCGCCAACCCGAAGAGAAAATAAGACTGTTTTCAGAGGCTTTAGTTAATGCAAAGAATCAGGTAGGCCAATGCAAGAAGTGTTTTCATTTAACTGCAGGAGAACAATGCGAAATTTGTTTAAACAAACAAAGAAATCAAGATCTGATTTGCGTTGTTTCCGAGTCAAGAGATTTACTTGCGCTTGAACGAACTCGCGAGTACAAAGGTCTTTATCATGTCATTGGTGGACTGATTTCTCCGATGGATGGTATTGGACCAGAGATGCTTGAAATATCAAGTCTTATAAGAAGAGTGGATAAAGAAAATATCAAAGAAGTCATACTTGCCTTAACTCCAAGTATTGAAGGGGATACTACGAGTCTTTATGTTGGAAGATTATTAAAGCCTTTCACAAAAGTCACTCGTATTGCTTATGGACTTCCTGTTGGAAGTGAATTGGAATATGCCGATGAGGTAACTCTTTCGCGTGCTTTAGAAGGACGTACAGATTTAGATTAATCATCAAACCAAAATGACCACAACCACAAGAAAAACAACAAAATATAGTAACTTCCTTCCAGCAGAACGTTTACCTAGTTGGATCAAACCATCCATAGGGAACGCATCTCAACTAGAAAAAGTTCAAAAGCTAGTAAAGGAAAATAGATTACATACAATCTGTGAGGAAGGTAGATGTCCGAACAGAGGTGAATGTTACGCCGCTGGTACGGCTACTTTTTTATTAGGTGGCTCAATCTGTACAAGGAGCTGCGCATTCTGCCAAGTAGAGAAAGGGAAATCACCCGAGAAAGTAAATATTTTCGAAGCAGAAAAAATTGCAAATGCTGTTCAGGTCTTAGATCTCAAGTATGTGGTACTAACCGCAGTTGCAAGAGATGATTTAACTGATCACGGCGCAAGTCTATTCACTACAACAATAGAGGCAATTAAATCATTGAATCCTGGTGTCGCGATAGAGGTGCTAACACCAGATTTCTGGGGTGGAAACAACAAGGACAATAACAAAGAACAAAGAGAACGACTTAAGCTAGTTCTCTCGGCTGATCCTATTTGCTTTAACCATAATCTTGAGACCGTCAAGAGACTTCAGAGAGAAGTCAGAAGAGGAGCTACTTACGAACATTCACTAAACCTCCTCAAATCTGCCAGGGAAATCGCTCCAAAGATTCCTACAAAATCAGGAATAATGCTTGGACTAGGAGAAAAGTTTCATGAAATAATTCAAACCCTCAAAGACCTAAGAGAAGTCGACTGCCAATATCTAACTATCGGCCAATATTTACGACCATCACTTGCTCATATTCCAGTTTCTCATTACTGGTCACCTACAAAATTCAATGATTTTGCAGAAATAGCAAAGAGATTAGGTTTTAAGAAAGTAAACAGCGGTCCACTAGTAAGAAGCAGTTACCATGCGAATGAAACCTTAGATTTAGTCTCCTAAAAAAATTTAATTATTCCGACCAACTCCGATAACTTCTTTCAAGGACTGTCTCACAATTCCCTACCATAAATGCACCTGCACCTCCCCACACAAGTCTCAAAGGCAAATCCAAGGGAGAAGATCCAACAGTACGCACAGTATTAAATCCACGCCTCCGAAAGTAACGTTGCAAGATTTCATGTTGATTGTTCTCATCAAAAATAGCCAATAATCTAGCACTTCGACATGGAGTCTCTTCTAAAGTCCAAGCCATAGTTGCAGCCCAAATTAAATCACCTACTTTAGAATTGGCGTTCTTACTAACCTTCATAGTATCAAGCTGAAGTCCCTTGATATTTTGATACGCCCATCCTTTCATTTCACCCCATAATTGAATTTTATCATTACTGATGAATTCGCCAACAACTAGCCTAAACGACCAAATACTGATTGGTCTCCTAACTTGTATTCGCAACAACAAACCTCTATTAGATGCTTCTTTTTCTAAAATAGTTAAATTAATTTTAGTCATGAGACTGGCCATATAGAATTTTCAGGTAGACGTTTCATTATTTCATCAATTTGACGTTGTCTCTCCGCAAATCTAGCTCTATCGCTATCTGTAAATTTATTCACACAAGCCTCACATTGCAAGCCTTTAATATACGTTGGCTTTTTCAAATCCTCAGGGGAGATAGGCAATCCACAAGCATGACACATAGTGTGTGAACCTGGTGAGAGAGCATGATCTAAAGAGACACGTTGATCAAAAACAAAGCACTCACCATCCCATAGACTCTTCTCAGGTGTAACATCTTCTAGATATTTCAGTATTCCACCCTCAAGGTGATATACATCGGAAAAGCCTTCCTCTATTAAATAAGAGGTGGCTTTTTCGCATCTTATTCCACCCGTACAATACATTCCTATTTTTAAAGAGGGATTCTGTTCGATTAAAGGCTTTAAATGCTTTTGAACCCATGCAGGAAATTCACGAAATGAACTTGTATGTGGATTTAAAGCTCCTGCAAAATTACCAATTTTTATTTCATACTCATTACGTGTATCAATAACAACACTATCTGGATCTTCTAAGAACTCATTCCATTCATCAGCTTTTATATATTTACCTACAGATTTAATAGGATTGATTTGTTTTAGCCCAATAGTGACGATTTCTTTTTTCTTGCGAGCCTTGAAGCGTCTAAACGCCTGTTTTTCAGTCCAGCTATATTTAACATTAATGTCTGATATCTTTAATAATTGCTTTAAAAATTCAATAAAGTGGATTATTGCTTTTTCAGGTCCACAAACCGTACCATTGATTCCTTCAGTGGCTATTAAGATAGTTCCTTTTACTCCATTATTCTTTGCTAATTCCGACAATTCTTCTTTAAGCAAAAAAATATCTTTGTCAAGAATCGACAAGAAATTGTAGAATGCAGCAACTTTGTATTTAACTTTCTTGAAGCTTTCTCCTGTTTTCATACCTACTTATTCTTGAGTAAAATTGGCCTTAATCCCAGCATCAGCTAAAAGCTTTCGGTCAGCTTCAATTTCAGGGTTACTAGTAGTTAAAAGAGTATCTCCATAAAAAATCGAATCAGCTCCAGATTGTAGACATAGTATTTGAGCCTCCCTACCTAATTGCTGCCTACCCGCGCTAAGTCTTATTCGACTTTTAGGCATAATGATCCTTGCTGTCGCGACCATGCGAACCATCTCCAATGGATCAATTGAAGATAAGTCTTCCATAGGTGTCCCCTCTACAGCCACCAAAGCATTTATAGGGACACTCTCAGGATGTGGATCTAAGGTCGCCAATACTTTGAGTAAAGATGCTCTATCAGAGACAGATTCGCCCATACCAATAATTCCACCGCAACACACTGTTATTCCAGCTGTACGTACTCTTCTCAATGTCTCAAGTCGATCTTGATATGTTCTTGTTGAAATAATTTTTGAATAATGTTCAGGGCTTGTATCTAAATTGTGGTTATAAGCTGTTAGACCTGCTTCTGCCAATCTAGATGCTTGTGAATCGGTAATCATTCCAGCAGTAACACATGCCTCAAGGCCAAGTTCTCTAACACCTCTAATCATTTCCAGCATTGAATCAAACGCTTTTCCGTCTTGGATCTCACGCCAAGCCCAGCCCATGCAGAATCTATCTGCACCTGCATCTTTAGCCGCTCTTGCTCTGTCAAGGACTGACTTGACTTGAAGAGCAGGAATAGGTTGAACCTTTGTTTCGTTGTGTACAGATTGAGGACAGTACGAACAATCTTCTGAGCATCCACCTGTCTTCACACTTAGAAGAGAAGCTAGTTGAACTTTATAACCTGGATTGTAAGACCTATGAACTATTTGAGCTCTCCACAATAAATCCATTAATGGCAACTGAAGTATCTCTTTGACTTCATCTATAGACCAATCATGTCTAATATCTCCACCTTTTATAGAATTAAAATCTAATAATGATTCATCTTTAAAAGTGAATTTATTAGATTCCTGAATATTAGGGTTAATTAGAGTCATAAAAAATCTGAATATAAAAAATTTAATTGCTATCTAGTTTTAGCTGATTATCTATAAAAAATCATAGAACCTAAGATATTCAATTATTTTAGTTATACACCTCCAAATCTCCTCCTTCTAGACTGATAGTCAAGTAGGGCATTAGCAAGGGTATCTGCGTTAAAATCTGGCCATAGTACATCTGTGACATGGATCTCAGCATAAGCTAATTGCCACAAGAGAAAATTACTTATTCTTTTCTCACCACTAGTTCTAATGAGTAAGTCTGGGTCAACC is a window of Prochlorococcus marinus str. MIT 0917 DNA encoding:
- a CDS encoding DEAD/DEAH box helicase, translating into MTNKNLHEDSSCPVEQDVLEESTEEILDEGEQNSENGFSEFNFSEELIQTISDKGYSSPTPIQKAAIPELLLGRDLVGQAQTGTGKTAAFALPILERLKKDVRHPQVLVLAPTRELAMQVAESFRTYSAGHPHFKVLAIYGGSDFRNQINTLRRGVDVVVGTPGRVMDHMRQKTLNTSHLSCLVLDEADEMLRMGFIDDVEWILEQLPEERQLVLFSATMPSEIRRLSKKYLNSPAEITIKATELKERLIRQRYISVQNVYKINALQRVLEAVSEEGVIIFARTKAITIVVAEKLESFGYNVAVLNGDIPQNQRERTVERLRQGSINILVATDVAARGLDVDRIGLVINYDMPFDREAYVHRIGRTGRAGRNGEAILFVNPRERSFLSNLERAVGQPIEKMDIPDNELINSNRVNKLKAKLIKAASTERDNPEESNILEELIKNVEKELEIDPKDLTLAALNLAVGFNALLENGNEDWIRQSAQKNTRNDRRDNKFKQRRRGDFDNNRLEDEMDRFRVEVGHRDRVKPGNLVGAIANEAGLKGRSIGRIRIFENYSLVDLPKQMPDNVFQALKKVKVMNRELQINRAD
- a CDS encoding ABC transporter ATP-binding protein gives rise to the protein MNRSSTKINRTPIARLLSNLKSQKRLIYSAITCSILNKFFDLAPPVLIGISVDVVVRKESSWLGSIGFNTVPDQLIVLAVISFLIWTAESFFEYLYGLLWRNLAQKTQHYLRIKAYEHLQKLEMTFFESDNTGRLMTVLNDDINQLERFLDEGANKIIQLIITVFIVGGAMILLAPEIALLAFIPIPFILWGSINFQKNLAPRYREVRDRAGDLASRLNNNLSGMLTIKSFATEDWELERLRLDSNLYQESNRKAIKLSAAFIPLIRFAILFAFLAILIAGGFQTWKGLMPVGTYSFLVFITQRLLWPLTTLGHILDDYQRSMASTNRVLDLIDTPIKIKTGKIKLDTNNVQGKIKFKNVDFTYQGRAQVIKNFNLDIFPGTKIGIVGATGSGKSTLVKLLLRLYKISKGSIEIDGNSIESLDLKSLRRSIALVSQETYLFQGTIEENISYGSQNIDKSKIINAADTAEATEFINKLPEGLKTIVGERGQKLSGGQRQRIAIARAILKNAPILILDEATASVDNETEAAIQRSLKKITNSCTTIVIAHRLSTVIDADEIIVLDKGKVIEKGTHSSLLKNKDFYYYLWKIQAGENNT
- the recR gene encoding recombination mediator RecR, producing the protein MSGFTKPLSKLIDQFEQLPGIGPRTAQRLALHLLRQPEEKIRLFSEALVNAKNQVGQCKKCFHLTAGEQCEICLNKQRNQDLICVVSESRDLLALERTREYKGLYHVIGGLISPMDGIGPEMLEISSLIRRVDKENIKEVILALTPSIEGDTTSLYVGRLLKPFTKVTRIAYGLPVGSELEYADEVTLSRALEGRTDLD
- the bioB gene encoding biotin synthase BioB, which gives rise to MTLINPNIQESNKFTFKDESLLDFNSIKGGDIRHDWSIDEVKEILQLPLMDLLWRAQIVHRSYNPGYKVQLASLLSVKTGGCSEDCSYCPQSVHNETKVQPIPALQVKSVLDRARAAKDAGADRFCMGWAWREIQDGKAFDSMLEMIRGVRELGLEACVTAGMITDSQASRLAEAGLTAYNHNLDTSPEHYSKIISTRTYQDRLETLRRVRTAGITVCCGGIIGMGESVSDRASLLKVLATLDPHPESVPINALVAVEGTPMEDLSSIDPLEMVRMVATARIIMPKSRIRLSAGRQQLGREAQILCLQSGADSIFYGDTLLTTSNPEIEADRKLLADAGIKANFTQE
- the lipA gene encoding lipoyl synthase, coding for MTTTTRKTTKYSNFLPAERLPSWIKPSIGNASQLEKVQKLVKENRLHTICEEGRCPNRGECYAAGTATFLLGGSICTRSCAFCQVEKGKSPEKVNIFEAEKIANAVQVLDLKYVVLTAVARDDLTDHGASLFTTTIEAIKSLNPGVAIEVLTPDFWGGNNKDNNKEQRERLKLVLSADPICFNHNLETVKRLQREVRRGATYEHSLNLLKSAREIAPKIPTKSGIMLGLGEKFHEIIQTLKDLREVDCQYLTIGQYLRPSLAHIPVSHYWSPTKFNDFAEIAKRLGFKKVNSGPLVRSSYHANETLDLVS
- the psbP gene encoding photosystem II reaction center PsbP; the protein is MIKFLRTSFKSLLAIALVLTLGACSTGGAAGLEPFKSQDGRYGFLFPTGWTRVAVDNGPEVVYHDLINSDETLSLVISKLENEVDLDDLGGPDAVGERLFGEKNINNPIQLIDASEREIDERKFYDLEYSIDLKEKSRHEIATVVVDRGYLYTLAASTSEQRWSKMQDTFKKVVSSFTFFV
- a CDS encoding rhodanese-related sulfurtransferase, whose product is MKTGESFKKVKYKVAAFYNFLSILDKDIFLLKEELSELAKNNGVKGTILIATEGINGTVCGPEKAIIHFIEFLKQLLKISDINVKYSWTEKQAFRRFKARKKKEIVTIGLKQINPIKSVGKYIKADEWNEFLEDPDSVVIDTRNEYEIKIGNFAGALNPHTSSFREFPAWVQKHLKPLIEQNPSLKIGMYCTGGIRCEKATSYLIEEGFSDVYHLEGGILKYLEDVTPEKSLWDGECFVFDQRVSLDHALSPGSHTMCHACGLPISPEDLKKPTYIKGLQCEACVNKFTDSDRARFAERQRQIDEIMKRLPENSIWPVS